One Caldicellulosiruptoraceae bacterium PP1 genomic window, TTGAAAACCAACTTGGTAAAACTGAAATGTGGTATGTAATTGATGCTAAAGAAGATGCAAAACTTATATATGGTCTTAAAAAAGGTATAACAAAAGATGATTTTAAAAAAGCTATAAGTTATAACACAGTTGAAGAATGCCTAAACTATGTTAGTGTAACAAAAGGAGATATAATTTACATACCTTCTGGAACTGTTCATGCAATAATGGATGGGCTATTATTAGCAGAAATACAGCAAAGCAGTGATGTAACTTATAGAATATATGATTGGAACAGGGTTGATAAAAACGGTAACAAAAGAGAACTTCATGTTGATAAAGCGTTAGATGTTATTAATTTTAATTTTGAAGGATTAGTATTAAAGCCTAATTTTAAAGATTTCAAGAATTTTAGCATAGCAGATGCTGTTATTAGCCCATATTTTAATGTTAAGATAATAAAAATTTCAGAAAGCTATAAATCTACTTCAAATAATGATACTTTTACCATTTATACAGCAGTAGAAGGTATTGGAGAAATAAAATGTGACAACACCAATTTCACAATAAATA contains:
- a CDS encoding type I phosphomannose isomerase catalytic subunit, whose protein sequence is MLYPLFFEPVYKEIIWGGRKLEKYFKRQIPDGNIAESWDVSCHKSGMSIIRNGKLKGKTLKEVLDFYGEDILGTKYNSFPLLVKLIDANDKLSVQVHPDDEYANRVENQLGKTEMWYVIDAKEDAKLIYGLKKGITKDDFKKAISYNTVEECLNYVSVTKGDIIYIPSGTVHAIMDGLLLAEIQQSSDVTYRIYDWNRVDKNGNKRELHVDKALDVINFNFEGLVLKPNFKDFKNFSIADAVISPYFNVKIIKISESYKSTSNNDTFTIYTAVEGIGEIKCDNTNFTINKGDSFLIPATLGNYEITGCLTLLETTA